The Alligator mississippiensis isolate rAllMis1 chromosome 3, rAllMis1, whole genome shotgun sequence DNA window tcccaccagggctgagcagagcagagcagagcagagcagagcagagcagaagaatcacctccttggctttgctggagatgcaaccgactgatgcatgccagagtgtcatctgccctgctggctggctgcagcctcatATTCATAGGGTGGTTTATCATTCCCCCCggggtccctttcatttgtagacCGACTAAagatttggaaaaattgttctttgcaagcttccaggcagGACACCTTTTGTTCCAGATGGAGGGTGAGGCTGTTGGTGTTTGCAGGGGGGCAAAGCAGAAGttgggcaggcccctgccctgccaccccatgctcactgccacccctccctcacaaatcccccccccccaaacaaaccagggcccctctgccaatgcaCGGAtgaaggcagcagaaagcagacagCCCCTCCGCAGGCGGGGAGAGGAGAGGGCGGGCCCGGCCAGGCGGGTGGAGGCTAGCGCGGGGCGTGGGcagaggagccaggggcaggcgGCGCTTGCGGGAGCAGtcgcggccgccagctcttcccgCGGGCCCGGGGAGGGTGGGCACCGGAGCGGGGGCCATGGAGCCCGAGGCGCTGAACCAGACGGGCTGGGGCAACGCGTCGGGGCCGGCGGCGGGGGGCAGCGCGGCGCTGCTGGGCATCGGCGTGGAGAACCTGGTCACGCTGCTGGTCTTCGGGCTCATCTTCGCGCTGGGCGTGCTGGGCAACGCGCTGGTCATCACGGTGCTGGCGCGGAGCCGCGCGGGGCAGCCGCGGAGCACCACCAACATCTTCATCCTCAACCTGAGCATCGCGGACCTGGCCTACCTGCTCTTCTGCGTGCCCTTCCAGGCCACGGTGTACGCGCTGCCCGGCTGGGCGCTGGGCGCCTTCGCCTGCAAGTTCACGCACTACTTCTTCACCGTGTCCATGCTGGTCAGCATCTTCACGCTCTCGGCCATGGCCGTGGACCGCTACGTGGCCATCGTGCACTCGCGCCGCTCCTCGGCCCTGCGGGTGGCCCGCCACGCGCTGCTGGGCGTGGGGCTCATCTGggcgctggcgctggccctggcCTCGCCCGTGGCCACGCACCAGCGCCTGGTGTACCGCGCCTCCGGCAACCTCAccttctgctgggagcagtggccCGACCCGCGCCACAAGAAGCTCTACGTGGTCTGCACCTTCGTCTTCGGctacctgctgcccctgctgctcatcTCCTTCTGCTACGCCAAGGTGCGCCCgggacagcagggagggagcccggGAGGGAGCCCGGCCCGAGCTGCGCCCGGCCGCCACTTGCTCGTCCCGGCGGCCGGTGCCACTAGACCCTCTCCAGCCTGGCGCCTTCCCCCCGGGGGCCGACTCCAGGCGGGGCAGGACGGGCCCTAGGGAGcgcgcgggggggcgggggcagccgcAAGTGGTTTGTCCAAAACCACTTAAACCCGAGGGACCCAGGTGATCCCCCGCCCCAGGCAAAAGCCACTTGAGTTCAAGGGACTCGGGTGATCCCCTCAGGTAAAATCCGCTTGAGTTCAAGGGACTCCGGTgatcccccctccactcccaagtCCAAATCCACTTGAATTCAAAGGACCCAGGAGAtgtcactccctcccccacacaaactCCGATCCAAGGGACTCAggtgattccccccccccccggtcaaaATCCACTCGAGTTCAAGGGACTCaggagattcccccccccccccgccaatccAGTTGAATTCAAGGGACTCAGGTGATCTCCCTAGTCAAAATGCGCTTGAGTTCAAGGGACTCAGGTGATCCCCCCCCCAGTCAAAATCCATTTGAATTCAAAAGACCCAGGAGATTCCCTCCCAccacaaactttagttcaagggACTCAGGTTGTCCCCCCAACCCCGCCATGAGcaatctgaccccctgcttgaACATACCCCCAGCAGGTGTGTAGCAGCCGCGGGGATGCTGCCGCTGGAGCCGCGCGCGGAGCTCTGGCGCCGCCTGGGGACCGCGGGGCCGCTCCGGGGGGCTGGCGGCGCTTAGCCGGAGGAGCGAGCTGCGCTGCGCGGGAGGCGGCAGGGCCCCTCATTTCAATGGAAGAGGAGcgatcaaagcaaaacaaatgatctagggggaggggagggtagaCTTTGGGAGGTGGGGTATACAATTCATTCATTGCAGCGTGGAAATGAAAGGCTGATAGCACACACATCTgcatttaacccccccccctcttAAAATCTACTTTAATTCAAGGAACGTGGCTGATTCCCCCCCAGAGCAAGATGAAACTCCCTCGAATAGATCACCGGGTTCAAAGCAGCAAAAGGCAAACTGATTAAACTCCCTGTCCCTTCCATTGTCCCTTCCCTGCAGACTGTCCCAAGATGCTGTGTCTGGAGGAGAATGAAATCAGGGCTCACTAGCTTTTCAACAGGGATGCAAAAATAATATGGGGACAGTCACAcgtgcctgcagcagctgccttttAAAAGGCATTTGGCAAATCCAATTAACCTTTCAAAGCCAAAGCAGCCTCCAAAGTCTggttacttatttattttttttttacatagtagACGTCTTTAAAAAGCGGGAAAGCCTTAGAGCACAcaagtttgtgcctgaaagcttgcaaataacagttttcccaactatttagttggtctaataaaagatatcatatctactcaaagaaacttgcctgccttAGAGCGCACACACGTTGGCAGACTCTtcttctgcctgaagaagggtatttgtgtccaaaagcttgcaaagaacatttttttcccaactatttagttggtctaataaaagagatcacatttacccaaagaaccttgcccgcCTTTGGACATGGAAAACTTTTGCTGGTGTGATATTAAACTGGGCTAAAGGGGGTGGTTTTGTTTAATATGCTTTACTGGAGGGTTAAAGTTGTAAGAAAACCCGATCATATGGTGacacaaacaaaaataaagtgcATTGATATTTAATACAAATAATAGGAATTTAACAACGTTCCAAATAGGAAACTCCAATTGCTGAATTTTGGGCCAGTACATATGTTTTGTGGTTAAGTTAAAGTAACCCAAACTTGTGCTTGATTGCACTAAATGCTAGTTAACACTAGTTAAACATGCATGTTGGACAGCTAGCAGATCAGAGCAATTCAAGGTGACACCCAAACTTAGTTTAGCTTACTGCCAAAGCTGTCCTTAGTTCACCCTTGCTTTTTCTAGGAATTCACAGGATCTGGAATTGTGTGCTTAATCCTGCTCCCACTAAACTCAGAGACAAAGCTGGAAGAAGGCTTGGGCATCCATATCTGTAAGGCGCTCAGTACCCTTCTCTACTTCTTGTGTCAAGAGATGCCAAGCATGCTTCTCTCCTTGGAGACGGCACATCAGCTGTGCTCTATACCATAAAACCCACTCCCATTAAAAGTCACTGGCAGAGCCCCAGCTTCAGTGCGAGTCAATCAAGTCTTATGGCTACAGTGTCAACAAGTCAAGCAGTTTCAGCAATAAATTTGTCAAAGCCATAGCTGCTGTTACAGATCTCCAGCAAAAGCAGTCCTCGTGGGGGTTGGTAAATTGCCATGAAATTCTATGGAAAAAAACATATCTTGGTTTTTCAGGATACAAAGGCAGAGGCAGGACAGGGTACATCTTAGAAATTATGTTGGTCAGAGAGGTGTAAGTCTCTAaggtggctccctgccctgcctgatttcagactaatacagctaattACCTCTCAGTACACACCAGATTAAACAGAAGCTATAGTATAATAGAAAAGATAGATTAATTCCTACATTTACTTACAAAAAACAGCATATTACTGCATCTGCTTTTCAGCCTCTCTGGAATTTCAGTGATTTACATCAACTGAAGatctattaaatatttttttatacatTTCAAATCTTTTTCTTTGCCTTGGGTAATACTAAAAGAAACATACCTCCACTATTTATTAGTATTCTAAAAAAATCAGACACgtataaaataattttttatataTCAGGTCAATTAAAATAAAGGGCTCAGAATAGAAGACCTAACAAAATTGTTCTCGGTCTGAGATCTTACATCTTAAATTTTGGTAGATGAAGAATTTCAATAGGAGATTTATAATCCACACCCACcatggaagagaaagaaaaaaaccctttatcaCTGTAACAGTGTCACAATGCTAAAGTGGAATGAAAGGCTCTGTTGTGGTAATGGAAATGATGACATTACCATAACTATAGCACTGCAGACAATGGTACTTAAAATAATTAAGGGTTATATTACAAATTAtagttaaaatatattatttacctATGCTTCTATTTAACATACAATTCATTTTATTAGATAATTATTTATAGTAAGAGTTCCTGatgcattattttaaataaataagctaATCAGTAGCGTAGTTGATGAAATGACAGTAACTATCAAGAAATGAAAGatgctttaaaataatttgtttttttacGTTTATCTAATGCTTGATAGAAATATataagccagcagcagcagggggtgcatAAAACTGGCATCTGGAAAACTGCCTGAGACCCCCAACAAGCACACATACAATATATGCAATAAAAAAGAGCACTCTGTTCTCTGTTGCAGATGAGAACAGTTCACAAACCACCTTCTCACCAATCTATTGCTATAAAAGGGCAAGGTTCTGCTACAACTAATGTGTcactttttttaaacagcaatGAATATTACTATGCATATGAGACTATTCATTGGAAACATTAGTACCTCAAGTAGAAATACTCTGATGAGAAATATTCAGAAGCCTTTAGTTGATCATGCAGTATGCATGCGAAAAAAGCACACATCATGGGCCATAATTCTCCTCCAGAGCTGCTATGACACAGAGTCCCTTCAGCATAGTTCTGTTCATATTAGACAGGAATAGTCAAGCTGAGCCTGCCTTGCTGATGGACTGCCAATTATCCAGAATATTTCCATAAAAGCTTAAATCTGAATACTGCACAAGCTACAAACACTTACCAGGTAAAATTAGTATGGGGTCCAAAATGGGAAAGTTAACAGGGATGGATTACTTAGGAAGTTGTCATCCAACCCTGCATTTTTCCCAGTAACACCAGGGAAAACCAATGTATAGTCTaccagaaaaaacccccaaaacttttaaaaaatcaggaaaatTAAAGAATCTGATTCTGTAGTTCTTTATTCATATGAGAAATCCTTCTGACTTCAGTGTTGGACTCAGTAAAGATCACCCTTGTGTAGGTGAAGCATCCCTCTTAAGCCAGTTCTAAGGGTTGTAACTTCAGATAGATAGGATTTTTAGTAGATCAATTTACACAGACAAAATAGTCCTACCACACTTTGTAAGTAGTGTGAAGAGGTTACGGCTGGCCACTGCTCCAGCACTGAGGTGAAACAGCAGGCATGGGAAGTGAATTTCCTGTATTTTGTTTGTCCTCACTCTTCCATAGTCGCTGTCCTAACCACTCCTTCCAGCTCCTACCACCCAATCATTTGGTAGATTTTTTTCCCAGAAGTGGTTAGGATTTATTTTCTTCCATCTTTGCCCTAGTCAGAGGAGGAGAACAGGAGCATCTCAGTGACCCTATTGCAACCCAGGGATTCTCACAGAAAACTGGGCACAGATCTGTTATTTACCTCAATGGTCTCCCTGCCACTGAGAAAAAGAGAGGCTTGGGGCTCTGCCAAAGCAGGCTACATTCAACAAAGgctctctcttgtttttcctgGGTAAATGCTCATTTATTATCTATGAGCAGACAAGTAGTTTTTAAGTCTGAAGCTAAGCAGAAGTTAGGACAGGGTGCCACTTGATAGATTAactcaggggtgggaaattatttgggcaggcaggccacttaatgagttttggtgatctgtGTAGGGCCACCTCTCCCTGATCTTCCTGTGGCTGCAACCAAAGCAAAAACCTGAACCCACTAGCAGCTGTAGCATGTCCTGTCCCCTTCCCCGCCCAAATCTGGACCAGGCAGCTGCTGGTCATGTCCACAGCTACCCAAATGTGGCCTACAGCTTCTAGGTTGGGGCTCCTAGCATggagaatgggggtggggaggggcaaggcaTGTTACAGCTGTGGACTGTGACCAGCACCGAAGTTTGACCCCACCTGCAGCTGTGCCCAGAGCCCTGACCCAGAAGCTGCTGGCTACATTTGGGCAGCTGTGGACATGGCTGGCAGTTGTCAGGTCTGGCCTTGAGGGTaggagcagtggcagggacaGGTGTGCTACAGCTGTGCATGGGATCATGCTTCCACTTCTGCACTGGTGGCAGCCCTGGTCCAGAGAGGTAGAGAGAGTGTCTGGCATGTTGAAAGCAGTGCTGGCTGCCCAGCATCACatggctgctggagccagagctgatgcccacccatgggccagatccattcACTTGGGAGGCACAGGCCAGATCAAATCAGTTAGTAGGTCACATCTGGACCACAGgctatattttgtccacccctggacTAACTGGTTCCAAGATgcatgagttttcataggcaacaacctactttgtcagatgctacaaACACTACTATTTATGAAAGCTTAATTTATGTAACTAGATGCAGTCTGGGATTTACAAGACGTGAAGGACCGAGCTGTAATTGTGTGTACTATTgaacacatacacatacaaactAATTACCATGTCTAATTTGATGTTTTCAGGTCTCTGGTAGGTAAAGGTGATCATTTAAAAGTGGAACATTTTTCTCTGCCCTCTACAAGCTCCACCACCAATGGCTCATTATTGCATCATttaccccttttttttcttttgaacacattgtatatatttttaagataATGTAACCAACATACTGGATCGGATCTATGGTCTATCACATACGGTATTCTGTCTCTGAGTACGGCCAGTGCCAGATGCTCCAGAAGAAGGTGACTGAAGTCCTAAAACATGTGATTTTATACTCCTTTTGAATCTTTTaaacatcttttttaaaaaaacatcttTATTTTAACTCTGGTTCTCGATATGACTGTCCAATCTCTTGTTGAGTCATGGAACATTTTTGGCATTGGTGACATCTAGTGGTTATGAATTCCATAGTCTAATCACACAAAATTCCTCAAATCCAATTTTTCACCTTTCAGTTCCAATTGAATAACCTTTTTTATATTAAGCAGTCCATATCCATTAATATATTTTGGTTTTGATCACTTAAGTGATCAAAGTTATATTATAAATTGGAAGCTGCAATTCAATAAGAAGTTATTTTGTTGCTATCTTAAACATGACCTAGAAACAAGACATGACAAGTCATTTCAAGTTGTAGGTAAAGGTCATTTCTTGCTAGattcatatttttatataaattaatTAACCCACCATCAGTTTCTTCTTGAAGAGCAAATGGTACCAAGCGATGGTTATATTAACCAAACATTCAGCTGAAAAAGCTAATTATACAGGAAACGGAGGAAAAGGTTGACTCATGCATATTTTTTGTTATGTACAATGAAGGTCATTGTAAATTAACATTGACATTCTTGCAAAAGAATAGTTGCTAATTACCAGCTGTAAAACAGGTATCTGTTTATTGCCAGGTTTGGTTAATTGTAATGCATGCTTTTTAGTGATGCATATATTTGTATAGTAAAACTGTTTTATACAATTTTATACAAAATGGTTATATGATCCAAATTGTTGATTCAAATAGATGCAGAAGTTTGATTGCTTTAGATTTTAcaacatgcattttttaaatgaatagatTGGATTTATCTATATTTGCAAGCAACTCCTACAGTATTGGACAACATAATTTTCATAGTATGTTTCTGAATTTGAAAACTGTGAATGCTAAAGTGCAAATTAATTTTCCAGGTCCTTAATCATCTACATAAAAAGTTGAGAAACACATCAAAGAAATCAGAAGCATCCAAGAAAAAGGTAGCTTTCTTTTCTAACCAAGtactgtttatttttatttagatttACAAGTTAGTTACCTAAGTTAGTACCTCAGTTATTGTCAAAGATACAATGTGGAGATGGTCTTGAATAAGAACAGAGTTAGAATCCAACCTCTATTCAGATTTGAATTTGTTTCCATCTTTGCAATAAATCATGGATTCCTTACACTTTGAACTTTGGAAGAGCTGAATGTCAGATCCAGACCGTGTACTCAAATGATATTCATATTTTGATGATATTCATAGAATGTCTTGTTTCTATGATAAACTTTCCAGATTGTTTATTGTACTTTTTTCCTAGGAGTCTGATGTATGTTTTTTAAAATTGTCTTATCCATACTGGTTTTATCCCCTGGTGTTCAAGATCCTAGTTAAACAACTAATACAGATATGATTTTGAAAATATCATATTAGCTTTGTGATTTAGAACTGTATCAAAGTATCTGTACATAGAGTTAATTTGTCAGTCAATATAGCATACACAGTTCTAATATTTGAGCTAAGTTCACACCAGGAATCATTTGACTAACTTTTAAACGTATGCATATAgagtaagaaaaaaaacattgacTGGTCCAATGGATACAGCCATATAGAAGATAGGGTCGATATGCACCTCATAAACTTTTGTGAACTTGAGCTCACTTCAACATCTGATGAAGTTAGGTGGAGTTCATGAAAGTTTATGCTCTTTATATATCTTATTTAcagtagttagtctataaggtgcatatctactctgtcttctgcttgacttcggactaatacagctaactacctctctatagCCATATATCCATGTAGAACCTCAGAAAAGTAAATGGGCTCTACATGTGTGGGGAGTCCTGGTTATACATACTGTATTGAAGAATTAGGGCTCACTGTTCTTGCAATATTTATGAAATTTCTAGATAGAAATCCAAggcaatttatttttaatgctacCCTTACATGGAAATTCTAGTCAAGATCTTTTGGTCATAGAATGAAAAATGATCAAATCAAAGCACTTAAGGACCTGCTCACCTATGTTTGCTGAATCAAGGCTTAAGACTTAACTACTAGATATATTTTAAAGGTCCCCCTTCCATCTAGTCAACTCATGCACAATACATTGCAAGACTGGTGATACTTGGTTCTTCTTCTCAAAGCTGTAGTTTCTAACATCATGTGATTACATGAGAATTAGAGGTTTCATTGAGaactaaaacaaaaccaaacatttCTGGCCATGATAGAGTAAGGTAAAAAGCTTGAAACTTTACCTCATGTATACCACAAGAATTTAACCAAACTGCAGGCAAAAGAGAACATTTCAAAATTATTATTTGACTTCAAAAGAAGCATATGTTTCTGCATAGGTCCAAATTCATAATTTTGAAagcaatatttaaatatttctctgttttttcaATCTGGCTACTccattagaaaaacaaaacaaacaagcaaacaaaaccaaaacaggaACAGACACTACCTTTAGCATGTTCCTGACCTTATTAAAGCTGAAGGGTCTGAATAAGGACATCAAAAGTGGAGTCTTAaatttgcagatgttaaaaaggCTAATAAAAATAAGAATTTGCCAGAATACTACTTTTGTACATTTATTGAACATACAAAATATTAATGCTTATGCCATATTTCCTGAAATTATATTACAGGAAGTTTTATTTACTTATGAGGAACCTTAAGAGAGATCCCATTAAATAAACAAGAGGAGACCTGTAGTGTTTCCTTGGTTGCAAATTAGACTGCTAATGTTGTAAAGGTAACCTCTGGATTAAGAATAATGAAATAGAACAACTGTTTCAAGTATTTTCAATCCATTATGCACAATTTTACTCATCTTACAGGT harbors:
- the GALR1 gene encoding galanin receptor type 1 isoform X2, producing the protein MEPEALNQTGWGNASGPAAGGSAALLGIGVENLVTLLVFGLIFALGVLGNALVITVLARSRAGQPRSTTNIFILNLSIADLAYLLFCVPFQATVYALPGWALGAFACKFTHYFFTVSMLVSIFTLSAMAVDRYVAIVHSRRSSALRVARHALLGVGLIWALALALASPVATHQRLVYRASGNLTFCWEQWPDPRHKKLYVVCTFVFGYLLPLLLISFCYAKVLNHLHKKLRNTSKKSEASKKKTAQTVLVVVVVFGISWLPHHIIHLWAEFGVFPLTQASFLFRVTAHCLAYSNSSVNPIIYAFLSENFRKAYKQVFKCQIEWMKGEENPLPEPIFCQ
- the GALR1 gene encoding galanin receptor type 1 isoform X1, with the protein product MEPEALNQTGWGNASGPAAGGSAALLGIGVENLVTLLVFGLIFALGVLGNALVITVLARSRAGQPRSTTNIFILNLSIADLAYLLFCVPFQATVYALPGWALGAFACKFTHYFFTVSMLVSIFTLSAMAVDRYVAIVHSRRSSALRVARHALLGVGLIWALALALASPVATHQRLVYRASGNLTFCWEQWPDPRHKKLYVVCTFVFGYLLPLLLISFCYAKVLNHLHKKLRNTSKKSEASKKKTAQTVLVVVVVFGISWLPHHIIHLWAEFGVFPLTQASFLFRVTAHCLAYSNSSVNPIIYAFLSENFRKAYKQVFKCQIGNESPLNDVKENKSRIDTPPSTNCTHV